The sequence CGTCAAAGAGAATGACTTCCGGATTCACCGCTAATGCGCGTGCTATACACAACCTCTGTTGCTGACCTCCGGATAACTTCAATGCGTTCTCTTCCAGCCGGTCTTTCACTTCTTCCCACAACGCTGCTTTCTTCAAACTCTCTTCCACAATTCTATCCAGCCTTCTGTTTCGTACTCCGTGTATCCGTGGACCGTAAGCGACATTATCATATATGCTCATCGGGAACGGATTTGGCTGCTGAAATACCATCCCTACGCGTTTCCTCAACTCAATAACGTCCACTTTTCCGTTGTATATATCAACTCCGTCTATGATAACCTCACCTTTCGTCTTCACACCGTTAAGTTCGTTCATCCTGTTCAACGCCCTCAAGAAAGTCGTCTTGCCGCAGCCTGAAGGTCCTATCAATGCCGTTATCCTATTCGCTTCTATCTTTATGCTCACTTCTTTCAACGCATGCACGGTTCCACCATCGTAATAGACATTCAAATTCCTGGTTTCTATCTTACTCTTACTCATCTCTCACCACTTTTTTATTCTTTTCACCCCCTTTGATCACGCTCATACGCCTGACCTGACGTATCTATTCCGAAGTAACAAAGCGAACACGCTTATCATTAAGAACATCATGATTAACACGAGAGAAGCGCCAAATGCGTATGACTCCGCCACATCCCTGGAGGCGGGAACCACTGTCAGTATCATATAAATATAAACCGGTAAAGCACCAACAT is a genomic window of Methanophagales archaeon containing:
- the pstB gene encoding phosphate ABC transporter ATP-binding protein, which gives rise to MSKSKIETRNLNVYYDGGTVHALKEVSIKIEANRITALIGPSGCGKTTFLRALNRMNELNGVKTKGEVIIDGVDIYNGKVDVIELRKRVGMVFQQPNPFPMSIYDNVAYGPRIHGVRNRRLDRIVEESLKKAALWEEVKDRLEENALKLSGGQQQRLCIARALAVNPEVILFDEPCSALDPVSTARIEALLRKLNKDYTIVIVTHNMQQAARVSDFTAFFLMGKLIEFGETTQIFERPKDKRTEDYITGRFG